ATACGTTCCCGGGCCTTGTACACACCGCCCGTCAAGCCATGGGAGCCGGGGGTACCTGAAGTACGTAACCGTAAGGAGCGTCCTAGGGTAAAACTGGTGACTGGGGCTAAGTCGTAACAAGGTAGCCGTACCGGAAGGTGCGGCTGGAACACCTCCTTTCTGGAGTGATTTCGTTCTTAGGTTCGGATTTTACTTTGTGCTACTGTTTATTGTTTATTCAAAATATAAAAAAAAAGAGATTAGAAAGAAGCCGAGCCGAAAGGTAAGAGGTTTTGAACGACAGTCCTATAGCTCAGTTGGTTAGAGCGCTACACTGATAATGTAGAGGTCGGCAGTTCAACTCTGCCTGGGACTACGAAAAAAAAAAGGAGCATAAGGGATTAACCAATTCCAAAGAAAACGCTTCATAATAATTTCGGGGGATTAGCTCAGCTGGCTAGAGCACCTGCCTTGCACGCAGGGGGTCAACGGTTCGAATCCGTTATTCTCCACCAAAATTAAGAAGAAATTCTTAAGAAACGATCTTTGACATAATGTACAAAAGCAAATAAAGAAGTAAATTTCAGTGATGAAAAAAAGCTTTAAAATATATATCGAACCATATTGCAATTTAAAACGTGTAAACGAATACGATTGTATTTTATGGAAGAAAGTAAGCAAGGGCGCATGGCGGATGCCTTGGCTCTCGGAGGCGATGAAGGACGTGATAAGCTGCGATAAGCTTCGGGTAGGTGCAAATAGCCTTTAATCCGAAGATTTCCGAATGGGACAACCCAATATCTTGAAGAGATATTATCCATTTTATATGGAGGCGAACGCAGGGAACTGAAACATCTTAGTACCTGTAGGAGAAGAAAATAATTGAATGATTCCGTAAGTAGTGGCGAGCGAACACGGATTAGCCCAAACCATAGATGTTACGGCATTTATGGGGTTGTAGGACCACGATATCGGACTTATATTGGAGAATGGAAGACTCTGGAAAGTGTCACCATAGAGCATGATAGTTGCGTACATGAATCCAATATATACTGTAGTGGTATCCTGAGTAGTGCGGAGCACGAGAAATTCTGCATGAATCTGCCGGGACCATCCGGTAAGGCTAAATACTCCCGAGAGACCGATAGTGAACCAGTACTGTGAAGGAAAGGTGAAAAGTACTTCGAATAGAAGAGTGAAATAGTCCCTGAAACCATGCGCTTACAAGCGGTCGGAGCAGCTTCGTGCTGTGACGGCGTGCCTTTTGCATAATGAACCTACGAGTTACTGTCACTGGCAAGGTTAAGAAACTAAGTTTCGCAGCCGAAGCGAAAGCGAGTCTGAATAGGGCGACATAGTCAGTGGTAGTAGACGCGAAACCAAGTGATCTACCCATGGTCAGGTTGAAGGTTAGGTAACACTAACTGGAGGACCGAACCGATAAGCGTTGAAAAGCTTCCGGATGAACTGTGGGTGGGGGTGAAAGGCTAATCAAACTTGGAGATAGCTCGTACTCCCCGAAATGCATTTAGGTGCAGCCTTGATAATTACTAATGTGAGGTAGAGCGACTGATAAGATGCGAGGGCTTCACCGCCTATCAAGTCTTGATAAACTCCGAATGCGCATTAGTTTAATATCAGGAGTGAGGGCATGGGTGCTAAGGTCCGTGCCCGAGAGGAGAAGAATCCAGACCATCAGCTAAGGTCCCGAAATAATTGCTAAGTTGAACTAACGAAGTCAGATTGCTAAGACAGCTAGGATGTTGGCTTGGAAGCAGCCATTCATTTAAAGAGTGCGTAACAGCTCACTAGTCGAGGAGTTTGGCGTGGATAATAATCGGGCATAAGCAATTTACCGAAGCTATGGAACCAGTAATGGTTGGTAGGGGAGCATTCCACTCTGCGTTGAATGTGAAGCGTGAGCTTTGCTGGAGCGTGTGGAAAAGCAAATGTAGGTATAAGTAACGATAAAGGGGGTGAGAAACCCCCTCGCCGAAAGACTAAGGTTTCCTGATCAACGCTAATCGGATCAGGGTTAGTCGGGTCCTAAGGCTCAGCCGAACGGCGAGGCCGATGGCAGAAAGGGTTAATATTCCCTTACTACCTTAAAGAGTGACGTGGAGACGGAGCAGTGAAAGTGTCGCCAGCTGACGGAATAGCTGGTTGAAGGGTGTAGATATTAGATTTCCAGGCAAATCCGGAAGACTAGTCGAACCTGATAGTACCGAGAGCCCTTGTGGTTATTGGATAGTACATGTAAGCATACTCCCAAGAAAATCCGCTAAACTTAATCTTTAAGGTACCCGTACCGTAAACGGACACACGTGGTCGGGTAGAATATACTAAGGCGCTTGAGTGAATCACGGTTAAGGAACTAGGCAAATTGACCCTGTAACTTCGGGAGAAAGGGTCCCTCAGTAATGAGGGCGCAGAGAATAGGTCCAGGCAACTGTTTAACAAAAACACAGGGCTATGCAAAATTGAAAGATCAAGTATATAGCCTGACACCTGCCCGGTGCTGGAAGGTTAAGAGGAGATGTCATCGCAAGAGAAGCATTGAATTGAAGCCCCAGTAAACGGCGGCCGTAACTATAACGGTCCTAAGGTAGCGAAATTCCTTGTCGGGTAAGTTCCGACCTGCACGAATGGTGTAATGATCTGGACACTGTCTCAACCGTGAGCTCAGTGAAATTGTAGTATCGGTGAAGATGCCGATTACCCGCGATGGGACGAAAAGACCCCGTGAACCTTTACTATAGCTTAACATTGAATTTGGGTAATTGATGTGTAGGATAGGCCGGAGACATTGAAGCAGGCACGCTAGTGTTTGTGGAGTCGCTGTTGAAATACGGCCCTTTAATTATTTGAGTTCTAACTCGCAGTAGCGAGGACACTGTTTGGTGGGTAGTTTGACTGGGGTGGTCGCCTCCAAAAGTGTAACGGAGGCTTCTAAAGGTACCCTCAGGACGATTGGTAACCGTCCGCAGAGTGTAATGGCATAAGGGTGCTTGACTGGGAGACCGACAAGTCGATCAGGTAGGAAACTAGAGCATAGTGATCCGGTGTTTCCGTATGGAAGGGACATCGCTCAAAGGATAAAAGGTACTCCGGGGATAACAGGCTGATCGCTCCCAAGAGCTCATATCGACGGAGCGGTTTGGCACCTCGATGTCGGCTCGTCACATCCTGGGGCTGGAGAAGGTCCCAAGGGTTGGGCTGTTCGCCCATTAAAGTGGCACGCGAGCTGGGTTCAGAACGTCGTGAGACAGTTCGGTCTCTATCTATCGTGGGCGTATGAAATTTGCGTGGCTCTGACACTAGTACGAGAGGACCGTGTTGGACTGACCGCTGGTTTACCGGTTGTGCCGCCAGGTGCATTGCCGGGTATCTAAGTCGGGATTGGATAAGTGCTGAAAGCATCTAAGTACGAAGCCAGCCACAAGATTAGATTTCTTAGGGTCGTTGAAGACGACAACGTTGATAGGCTGCAGGTGTAAAGACAGTAATGTCAAAGCCGAGCAGTACTAATTGCCCGTACACTTTCTTCCATGTTTATATGGTTGGCTATATGGATTTAGTTCCAAACATCAAGGATATTTATTCTTTATTGCTTTTGCATTGTGTTTATCTTAATAAGTAATATCTTAAGAACCTAATAAATTAAGGACTTAAGAGATTAAGAAATAAAAATATTAAGGTAGCTATAGCATCAGGGTTCCACCTCTTCCCATTCCGAACAGAGAAGTTAAGCCTGATCACGCCGATGGTACTGCGTAACAGTGGGAGAGTAGGTAGCTGCCGTTTTATCAGGAGTCCTGATCATTTTACATGATCGGGACTCCTTTTTTTAGGTTATAGCAGGTACTTAAGTTTATACCGGAAGATGATTTTATACCTTTTTAGGGATCAGAGATCAGTCCAAATTCTGGATCAGTTTGTATTCTTGGGGGAATGTTAAATGGGCTCACCTGCAAAAGTATAGGGATTATACATATATGATTCGGCTTTCTTTTTAGCTTTTTTGAGAATCCTTTTTTATCGGCTTATCTGTAAAAGGATGTGGATTATCCACGATTTTTCTCTGTTACTGTGTGAAATTTAGAAAAATGAAGAATAATGAACTTGTTGAAAATTAGATTTATATAGATTATTGTCGAAATATTTATTTAATTTCAAACGTTTGCTATTTCTTTCTTACATTATTTATGTTTATTAGTAATATATTCAATATTAAATTTGTATTTTTGCTCCATTAAAAAGATTGTTTTAAATAGTTTTTATGGTAAGTACACTTTTAAATCCTGATTATATATTTGAAACTAGTTGGGAAGTCTGCAATAAAGTAGGTGGTATATATACTGTATTGTCTACCAGAGCGAAGACTCTTCAAGATAGTCATAAAGATAAGGTTATATTCATCGGCCCTGATTTTTGGATTGGTAAAGATAACCCTTTATTTATTGAATTGGATTATCTCTATAAGCCATGGAAAATGCATGCGGAAGCAAATGATAAGCTTTCTGTACGTATTGGTAGATGGAACATTATAGGAGAACCAATTGTAATACTCGTTGATTTTAATTCATTTTTCTCAATGAAAGATGAAATATATACGGAAGCATGGAATCATTACCAAGTTGATTCATTACATGCTTATGGAGACTATGATGAAGCATCTATGTTTGCCTATGCATCCGGAAAAGTTGTAGAAAGTTTCTATAAGTATAATTTGACTTGCAAGGATAGAGTCGTTTTTCAGGCACACGAATGGATGACTGGCCTTGGTGCCTTATATCTCCAGAAGGCTGTTCCTGAGATTGCTACTATATTTACAACCCATGCAACTTCTATTGGGCGTTCCATTTCGGGCAATTTGAAACCATTATATGATTATTTATCTGCATACAATGGAGATCAGATGGCTCACGAACTTAATATGGAATCTAAACATTCTATTGAGAAACAAACGGCTCATCATGTTGATTGCTTTACTACTGTTAGTGATATTACTAATAAGGAATGTAAGGAATTGCTTGATAAAGAGGCTGATATTGTTTTAAAGAACGGATTTGAAGATGACTTTGTACCTAAGAGTAAGAGCTATTCTGCTAAGCGTGAGAAAGCTCGTGCCAAGATGCTTAATGTTGCAAATAAGCTGTTGGGTACTAAATTGACTGATGATACATTACTAATCTGCACGAGTGGCAGATATGAATTTAAAAATAAAGGTATCGATGTTTTTCTTGAATCCTTGAATCAGTTGAATCATGATACCAATCTGAAGAAAGATGTTGTAGCTTTTATAAATGTTCCCGCAGGTATACTGGTTCCACGTAAAGATTTGCTTGATCGATTATATAATGGTAATGGCAATGGTAATAGTACAGAGCCTTTAGAAGTTCCTTTTATTACTCATTGGCTGGATTATATGTCAGATGATAAGATTCTTAATATGATTAATAATCTGGGCATGAAGAATAGTAAGGAAGATAAGGTTAAGATAATCTTTGTTCCCTGTTATTTAGATGGGAATGATGGTATATTTGATATCAGTTACTATGATTTTCTTTTAGGATATGATTTAAGTGTATATCCATCATATTATGAACCATGGGGATATACTCCATTAGAAAGTGTTGCTTTCCATATTCCTACAGTAACTACAGATTTAACAGGTTTCGGTCTTTGGGTTAAGAGTATTAGAACTCAGCACGGAATTAATGATGGAGTAGAGGTTATTCATCGTTCAGATGATAACTATTTTGAAGTGGCAGATGCAATTAAAGAATCAATATTATCTTTCTCTGCTAAATCGTTGGAAGAAATAGAACATATGCGTAATCGTGCAGCTACATTGGCAGAACATGCGCTATGGAAACATTTTATAAATTATTATTATAAGGCGTATGACATTGCTTTACGCAATGCAAAAGAACGTCAGTTAAAGTAGAATATTCATCAAATAAGTAATTAGATAATTATGAAGGTAAAAGTTAGTAACGTGAATATTCCTGTTTGGAATGAGATAACAGTAAAATCACGAATTCCTGAGGAATTACAGAAATTATCAGAAATAGCTCATAACATTTGGTGGTCCTGGGATTCCGAAACGATAATCCTTTTTAGAGACTTGGATCCAGTGCTTTGGAAAGAGGTTGGATTAAATCCTGTTGCTCTTCTAGAACGCATGAGTTTTGAAAAAATGGAAGCTTTGTCAAACGACAAGGTTATCATAAAAAGAATGAATGATATTTATGCCAGATTCAGAAAATATATAGATGTAGTACCCGATTCAAACAGACCTTCTGTGGCATACTTCAGCATGGAGTATGGTTTGTCAAGTGTGCTTAAAATATATTCAGGTGGATTAGGTGTCTTGGCTGGTGACTACCTGAAGGAGGCTTCAGATAGTAATGTAGATCTTTGTGCTGTAGGATTCTTGTATCGTTATGGATATTTTAATCAGACACTTTCAATGGATGGTCAGCAGATAGCAAACTATGAAGCTCAGAACTTTGGCAGTCTACCATTAGACCGTGTAATTGGTGCTGATGGACAACCACTTGTTGTATCTGTTCCTTATCTTGATTATTATGTTCATGCATATATCTGGAGAGTTAATGTGGGACGAGTTTCACTTTACCTGATGGATACAGATAATGAGATGAATAGCGAGTTCGACCGTTCTATAACTCACCAGCTTTATGGTGGCGACTGGGAGAACCGTTTGAAACAAGAAATTATGTTGGGTATTGGTGGTATGCTGACATTGAAAGCTTTGGATATCAAAAAAGATATATACCACTGTAACGAAGGTCATGCGGCTTTAATTAATATAGAGCGTCTTAGCGACTATGTGGCTTCCGGACTTACATTCAATGAAGCATTAGAATTGGTTCGTGCTTCTTCTCTTTATACTGTACACACACCAGTTCCTGCCGGACACGATTATTTTGATGAAGGATTGTTTGGCAAGTACATGGGAGGTTATCCTAAAAAAATGGGAATCACATGGAGTGATTTAATGGATTTAGGCCGTAATAATCCGGGTGATGCTGGTGAACGTTTCTGTATGTCAGTCTTTGCATGTAACACTTCTCAGGAAGTAAATGGCGTAAGCTGGTTGCATGGAAAAGTATCTCAGGAAATGTTTGCTTCAATATGGAAAGGATATTTCCCGGAAGAAAGTCATGTAGGATATGTTACAAACGGCGTTCACTTCCCAACCTGGACTGCAACAGAATGGAAAAAGCTATATGCAAAGTATTTCGATGCAAACTTTTTGAATGACCTTTCCAATCAGGATATATGGGAAGCTATTTATGATGTACCCGATCAGGAAATCTGGAATACGCGTGTAGCTTTGAAAAATAAGCTGGTAGATTATATTCGCAAGCAGTTCCGTGATACATGGTTAAATAATCAGGGAGATCCTTCACGTATTGTTTCCTTGTTGAACAAGATCAATCCAAATGCTTTATTAATTGGTTTCGGTCGTCGTTTTGCTACTTATAAGCGTGCTCACTTGTTGTTCACAGACTTAGATCGTCTTTCTAAGATTGTAAATAACCCTAATTTCCCTGTACAGTTTATCTTTACCGGTAAGGCACACCCATATGATGGAGCCGGACAAGGTTTAATTAAACGAATTATTGAAATATCTCGTCGTCCAGAGTTCTTAGGTAAGATTATCTTCCTGGAAAATTATGATATGACGTTAGCTCGTCGTTTGGTTTCAGGAGTTGATATCTGGTTGAATACTCCAACTCGTCCTTTGGAAGCTTCAGGTAC
This genomic interval from uncultured Bacteroides sp. contains the following:
- the glgP gene encoding alpha-glucan family phosphorylase: MKVKVSNVNIPVWNEITVKSRIPEELQKLSEIAHNIWWSWDSETIILFRDLDPVLWKEVGLNPVALLERMSFEKMEALSNDKVIIKRMNDIYARFRKYIDVVPDSNRPSVAYFSMEYGLSSVLKIYSGGLGVLAGDYLKEASDSNVDLCAVGFLYRYGYFNQTLSMDGQQIANYEAQNFGSLPLDRVIGADGQPLVVSVPYLDYYVHAYIWRVNVGRVSLYLMDTDNEMNSEFDRSITHQLYGGDWENRLKQEIMLGIGGMLTLKALDIKKDIYHCNEGHAALINIERLSDYVASGLTFNEALELVRASSLYTVHTPVPAGHDYFDEGLFGKYMGGYPKKMGITWSDLMDLGRNNPGDAGERFCMSVFACNTSQEVNGVSWLHGKVSQEMFASIWKGYFPEESHVGYVTNGVHFPTWTATEWKKLYAKYFDANFLNDLSNQDIWEAIYDVPDQEIWNTRVALKNKLVDYIRKQFRDTWLNNQGDPSRIVSLLNKINPNALLIGFGRRFATYKRAHLLFTDLDRLSKIVNNPNFPVQFIFTGKAHPYDGAGQGLIKRIIEISRRPEFLGKIIFLENYDMTLARRLVSGVDIWLNTPTRPLEASGTSGEKALMNGVLNFSVLDGWWLEGYRENAGWALTEKVTYQNQEHQDQLDAATIYAMLENEIIPLYYDKNDEGYSEKWIKFVKNSIAQIAPHYTMKRQLDDYYIKFYNKLAKRFHVLAADKNEKAKELAAWKEAVVEKWDTIEVKSVSVNGESAKLSIESGKDYDVEVVIDEKGLDNAIGIELVTIITEKDGKQHVYSTEEFQLVKKDKDLYTFNTKYSMSNAGSFKVAFRMFPKNVELPHRQDFCYVRWFNLGV
- a CDS encoding glycogen/starch synthase; the protein is MVSTLLNPDYIFETSWEVCNKVGGIYTVLSTRAKTLQDSHKDKVIFIGPDFWIGKDNPLFIELDYLYKPWKMHAEANDKLSVRIGRWNIIGEPIVILVDFNSFFSMKDEIYTEAWNHYQVDSLHAYGDYDEASMFAYASGKVVESFYKYNLTCKDRVVFQAHEWMTGLGALYLQKAVPEIATIFTTHATSIGRSISGNLKPLYDYLSAYNGDQMAHELNMESKHSIEKQTAHHVDCFTTVSDITNKECKELLDKEADIVLKNGFEDDFVPKSKSYSAKREKARAKMLNVANKLLGTKLTDDTLLICTSGRYEFKNKGIDVFLESLNQLNHDTNLKKDVVAFINVPAGILVPRKDLLDRLYNGNGNGNSTEPLEVPFITHWLDYMSDDKILNMINNLGMKNSKEDKVKIIFVPCYLDGNDGIFDISYYDFLLGYDLSVYPSYYEPWGYTPLESVAFHIPTVTTDLTGFGLWVKSIRTQHGINDGVEVIHRSDDNYFEVADAIKESILSFSAKSLEEIEHMRNRAATLAEHALWKHFINYYYKAYDIALRNAKERQLK